A section of the bacterium genome encodes:
- a CDS encoding PP2C family protein-serine/threonine phosphatase yields MAKSDIHIETQIAQTAKHAGDVCGDVVLCDRDEHATLLLLCDGIGSGIRANIAATLCAARLRTLIQNGFSLRHAVSEVATTMEQAKPEATTYCAFTAARILNDGNMTALSYEIPPPLLYSRRTTSPLPTRSLTVGKALLLETHCVLQPDEAIILVSDGITQAGIGTRFHQAWGVEGVARFLTQRQPDHDTLEQLPPLIMQEAVRLGDGGTTDDQTVLLASCRPSKTLTIFTGPPSVPHQDAKVVQRFLDTTGWKAICGGTTARIVSDFTGKPLILDQTDESLIAPPSSRLEGIDLLTEGAMTLNQVYNILDADPETFDEESGVTQLFHFMRAADRIHFIMGGSLNPAFNHISFKQRGVLPRATIVPLLADKLRAQGKRVVIEPV; encoded by the coding sequence ATGGCCAAAAGCGATATCCATATTGAAACCCAGATTGCACAGACGGCCAAGCATGCCGGGGATGTCTGCGGGGATGTGGTGTTATGTGACCGTGACGAGCATGCCACGCTGCTGCTGCTCTGTGATGGCATCGGCTCAGGCATCCGCGCCAACATTGCCGCCACCCTGTGTGCCGCCCGTCTACGCACGCTGATCCAGAACGGCTTTTCCCTGCGCCACGCCGTCTCCGAGGTGGCCACGACCATGGAGCAGGCCAAACCGGAAGCCACGACCTATTGCGCCTTTACCGCCGCCCGGATCCTGAACGACGGTAATATGACCGCCCTCTCCTACGAAATCCCCCCCCCTCTGCTGTACTCCCGACGGACGACCTCGCCCCTGCCCACCCGTTCCCTTACGGTGGGAAAGGCCCTGTTGCTGGAAACCCATTGCGTCCTGCAACCCGATGAGGCCATTATCCTGGTCAGCGACGGCATTACCCAGGCGGGGATAGGCACCCGCTTCCATCAGGCCTGGGGCGTGGAGGGCGTGGCCCGATTCCTGACCCAGCGTCAACCTGACCACGACACGCTGGAGCAACTCCCCCCCCTCATCATGCAGGAGGCGGTCCGGCTGGGGGATGGCGGCACCACGGATGACCAGACCGTTCTGCTGGCCTCGTGCCGCCCCAGCAAGACCCTCACTATTTTTACCGGCCCGCCCAGTGTGCCACACCAGGATGCCAAAGTCGTTCAACGGTTCCTTGATACGACGGGCTGGAAGGCCATCTGCGGCGGCACCACCGCACGGATCGTCTCGGATTTCACCGGCAAACCCCTGATCCTTGACCAGACGGACGAGAGTCTCATTGCCCCGCCCAGTTCCCGGCTGGAGGGCATTGACCTGCTGACCGAGGGGGCCATGACGCTCAATCAGGTCTACAACATCCTTGATGCCGATCCGGAGACATTTGATGAGGAGAGCGGCGTCACCCAGCTCTTCCACTTTATGAGGGCCGCAGACCGGATCCACTTCATCATGGGCGGCAGCCTCAACCCCGCCTTCAACCACATCAGCTTCAAACAACGCGGCGTATTACCGCGCGCCACCATCGTCCCCCTCCTCGCCGACAAGCTCCGCGCCCAAGGCAAACGCGTGGTCATCGAGCCGGTCTGA
- a CDS encoding [Fe-Fe] hydrogenase large subunit C-terminal domain-containing protein: MVSTDKPGQVVFTNKARCRDCYRCVRVCPVKAIRMKEGQAFVVDDLCINCGTCIRECPQGAKTFRQDLARARQLMAEKTGHIAASVAPAFAAVFSEWERLRLPSALRKLGFTFVSETAVGAFEVARRTAELATRHQDESRIMTACPAVVRYVEMYRPHLVDRLLPVVSPMIAHARHLKTRLGAAAQVIFIGPCVAKKFEASRPELAGAVDCVLTFPELRDWLAAAGIELSRCEESNFDEQPAGGARLFPLAGGAAHTGGLETDVLSPRVITVTGAGELGDVLDTIHDPTAGPFLLEPLFCHQGCINGPALVGEAAPVFTRRQQLSAYAGSHPANGPRPNLPDAQLATLFTESPRWAQEVPESEIRRVLGLTGKTSPEEELNCGACGYGSCRDKAIAVVRGMAEVEMCIPYMRRLAEQRRDRIIETSPNGIIIVDEHLTILNMNPAFRKFFMCSDAVCGKPVSYLMDPEPFEQVSAGRASKLETVVEHSKYGLTCHQIIYSLPEDRQVVGIFVNITNSRDSQQKLDAMRAQTVRQAQDLLNHQITMAQTMAKFLGESTAHGEKLVENLRRIAKDAPGPKTK, from the coding sequence ATGGTCAGCACAGACAAACCCGGACAGGTCGTCTTCACCAACAAGGCACGATGTCGCGACTGCTACCGCTGTGTCCGCGTCTGTCCGGTGAAGGCCATCCGGATGAAGGAGGGACAGGCCTTTGTGGTCGACGACCTCTGCATCAATTGCGGCACCTGTATCCGCGAATGCCCGCAGGGGGCCAAGACCTTCCGCCAGGATCTGGCGCGGGCCCGCCAGCTGATGGCGGAGAAGACCGGGCACATCGCCGCGAGTGTGGCGCCGGCCTTTGCCGCCGTCTTCTCGGAATGGGAACGGCTCCGCCTGCCCTCGGCCCTGCGGAAACTGGGTTTCACGTTTGTGTCAGAAACGGCCGTAGGGGCCTTTGAGGTAGCCCGCCGCACCGCCGAACTCGCCACCCGGCATCAGGACGAGTCGCGCATCATGACGGCCTGCCCGGCCGTGGTCCGGTATGTGGAGATGTACCGCCCGCACCTGGTGGACCGGCTGCTTCCGGTGGTCTCCCCCATGATCGCCCATGCCCGCCATCTCAAAACCCGGCTGGGTGCCGCCGCGCAAGTCATTTTTATCGGGCCCTGCGTGGCCAAGAAGTTCGAGGCATCACGCCCGGAACTGGCCGGCGCGGTCGACTGCGTCCTCACCTTCCCGGAACTGCGCGATTGGCTGGCGGCGGCCGGCATTGAACTGTCACGCTGCGAGGAGAGCAATTTCGATGAACAGCCTGCGGGCGGAGCCCGGCTCTTTCCCCTGGCCGGGGGCGCCGCTCACACCGGCGGCCTTGAGACCGATGTCCTGAGCCCGCGCGTCATCACCGTCACCGGCGCCGGGGAACTCGGCGATGTCCTGGATACGATCCATGACCCCACCGCCGGCCCCTTCCTGCTGGAGCCACTCTTCTGCCATCAGGGCTGTATCAACGGGCCGGCCCTGGTGGGCGAAGCCGCGCCCGTCTTCACCCGCCGCCAGCAGCTGAGCGCCTATGCCGGCAGCCATCCGGCCAACGGCCCGCGCCCCAACCTGCCGGACGCCCAGCTGGCCACCCTCTTCACGGAAAGCCCGCGCTGGGCCCAGGAGGTACCGGAATCAGAGATCCGCCGGGTCCTCGGCCTCACCGGCAAGACCAGCCCGGAAGAGGAGCTCAATTGCGGGGCCTGCGGCTATGGGTCCTGTCGCGACAAGGCCATTGCAGTGGTCCGCGGCATGGCCGAGGTGGAAATGTGCATCCCCTATATGCGGCGCCTGGCCGAACAACGGCGCGACCGCATCATTGAGACCAGCCCCAACGGCATCATTATCGTGGATGAGCATCTGACGATTCTCAACATGAACCCGGCCTTCCGGAAATTCTTCATGTGCTCCGATGCGGTCTGCGGCAAACCGGTCTCCTATCTCATGGATCCCGAGCCGTTCGAACAGGTGTCCGCCGGCCGCGCCAGCAAACTGGAGACGGTGGTGGAACACAGCAAATACGGGCTGACCTGCCACCAGATCATCTATAGCCTGCCGGAGGACCGGCAGGTCGTGGGGATTTTCGTCAATATCACCAACAGCCGGGACAGCCAGCAGAAACTGGATGCCATGCGCGCCCAGACCGTGCGGCAGGCACAGGACCTTCTGAATCACCAGATCACCATGGCCCAGACGATGGCCAAGTTTCTCGGCGAAAGCACGGCCCATGGCGAGAAACTTGTGGAGAACCTGCGCCGGATCGCCAAGGATGCCCCGGGACCAAAGACTAAATAG